The Coregonus clupeaformis isolate EN_2021a unplaced genomic scaffold, ASM2061545v1 scaf0377, whole genome shotgun sequence nucleotide sequence cttaatgagtgcttgtttcctttgaaatggggtctgtttgaacagactcaaatgaacagctttgtataccttaaaaaacatggcatgctagctccagcctggtggcgcagtggactaaggTGTCTTTTACAACAAATTGGTTTGGTGCATTTACCCCTTAGTTCAGTTCGTTTGGACTGATGTGAACACTATCCACACTTGGGAGTGCACTAAACAATAGACCCAAAAGGGTGGTCTCTGTTCGATTTAATTTTTACCGCGATGCGGTTCGCTGCGGGTTATTGGTTACTTGACTGCTAGCATTTGATGAAATAGAGTCGCCCACCACCCAGATATACTCCCAGAGAGAGGTGGAGCTGGGGGACCCCAACACACTCATCTGCCGGTTCAGTGATTTCCACCCAACACCCGTGGATGTGACCTGGACCAGGAACGAGCAGCCGGTGGGAGAGAGGACCGTCAGTCAGACCCAGCTTCAGCTTCAGGATCTTCTCCTACCTGAGCATCACACCTCAGGAGGGGGACATCTACTCCTGCAGTGTGGGTCATGTCAGCCTGCAGGACCCCCTCACCAGGATCTGGGGTGAGTCACTGCTGGGGTGACCTTATAGGGTGTGACACAAAGAAAGGTGGGATGTTATTGATACTGTATTAGGGACACTAACAAATCAATTGTTTCTTTACTATATGTGTCCACAGAGGTTGAAGTGCACACGGACCACCAGACTGTAGAGACagcagtgtgtgttgggggtgtGACTCTAGGAGTGGTGGGAGTAGCAACAGGAGTCTGGTTTATCAAAAAAGCCAAGAGGTCTGCTTAAGAACATCAGCTATCAGGGATACAGCGAGGGCTCCATGCAACATTACCAAGGACAATTAACATATTCAGCAACCTACAACTGCACTGACAACAATATGATGCAGTTCACTATTTCCATTTTTAAAAATTCATAATCTTAATAGAATAGTCCTTAATTTGTTTTGCTTGGGATATTTTCTATTTTTGCTTGGGTAATGAAGGCACTACACGTTTTATTCAACGTCATGTTTCTGTATTCCATGAAAATAAGAAATACTTGTGTTACTATATTCTTTGTGGGTGTTTTCTTCCCCTTAGGTGTACTTCTCAGTTTCTAAACCTGAAATAGGACAACCACAGAGAAAGTACCTGCAACATGATTAGCCCTGGCTTTATACTTCTGTATAAAAGGAGGTGGTTGGTTACTGTTGCACAAAGAGAATACAGTAAATCAGGGCAACCAGATGAGAAAATTGGTATTTTGCCAACACACCACCCAAACCAGAAATATCGCATTCTGTCCTGTTTGTGTACCATCACATGGGGCCGATATTAACTTCAACTCATTCCACAGATTATCACTTACTGtaaaaaatgtattacaaaaaaaaATCATCATATTTGTTTgtcaggagtggagagagggaaaatAACTATTTTCACTCAACATCAGAAACCTTTAACAGCAGTATAGCAAGGGGGAACCTTATTGGGTGCCAAGGTGGAGCTTAATCTTGTTCTTCACACTGGTGTCACACAGTGTCAGTACCTGTTAATGATAGCTGCTTCAACTGGTAGACTTCAGTGTAGTTATTTGTTCTCAAGGATTATCTCTATCTGGGTGACTGGATACACAATGGCTCTCTGCTGGGTCTATTGGGTGGCTGGACTTTCTGTCATTCAGACCTGGGCAACACCAGCAGGTGAGTCAGTATTTATTTTAATGAAATGCATGATGCgtctaatatactgtatattatgaaGAATGTATCAAATGAAATTGACAGACCTTTTGTAACAACACAGTATAACAACTCCACAAAGGCAATAATAAGGAGATTTACCAGAATGGATCCATGTTGTAAGCAACAACATATTTTTTGAGAGTACCTCATTGCACAATGACATGGAAAGGGATACAGCAGTCCAAATTAATTGTTTCAGGTGGGTACCAGTTCCAGGGGATAGTTGACTGAATATGATGACACCATTGACAATATGATCTACTTTGTGAAAAACATATTTAACCAACAATTGAACACCATCTATGACTCCAGGGTTCAGAAGTATGTGGGTTTTGGGGAGTTTGGCATACGCAATGCAGATCACTACAACAGCCAAGCTTGGAAAATGGCTATAAGGAAAGCTGAAGTGGAGACCATTTGCCGATACAGTGCGCGATTCTTCAAACAGCACTCTGGAAAGAATAGGTAAGTCTTGTCTCTTTTTATGTGACTCACGCTGAAGGCTGTTTATTTCTGTTCATAGTAATTTGCACCTACTGTACATTTAAGtcaacttttattaaatattcgTTTACAAAAATGTTGCTGTTTCGGTCTGTGGACTTTCATCAGACACAATTTCATTTCAACATCATCCTATGTCCCAGTGCCTCCCACTGTCAAAGTCCGCCTGACCAAGCCGTCTCGCTACGGGGAGCTGTCCATGCTGGAGTGCAGGGTTCTAGGCTTCTACCCTTAGGTGGTGAGGGTGAGCTGGCTGAGAGACAGGCTGGAGACCACCACAGCCGTGACCTCCACAGACACACTGGCTAACGGGGACTGGAGCTAGCAGCTCCACTCCTACCTGGAGTTCAGGCCCCAGAGAGGTGGTCTGGGGTGAGAGACctggggaagagagggagtgagagcaggaggggaggacagtTGGAATGGAAATGCAGGGGAGAGGGGTACAGAAAGAGGGGGAGAACATTCTGCTTATAGCAGTGTTTTTATGAAAATGTCAATAGATTCTGGCCTGGATGCTAAACGGTTTAAAATGGCAATAGGGGTGTGTTCCCTTTTCATTGGTGTAGCCATGGCTATTAGAGGATGAGTTTACTATTGGTGGAAGAACAGGTAAGTCACAACATCATTATCACACAATGGACAGAGATTTTGTGTAAACTAGAATTCTATTGTATTATTTTTGATATCAAGAAGTTTCATAATGTAGACATATTTTACTGTTTCAGGTCAGGCTTTAGGCATGTGAATAGATAAGGTAAGGCATTTTTTTATATTGTGTTTTACATGTATTTTGCAATAAATAAACATGTCTGATCTATACTGCTGGAATCTTTACATTCCATACATCAAAACAGAGAACTGCATAGACAATCCTTGTGCATCCAAATGTCACATTTGAACTTTTTTTCCCAGCAGGTCAATTGACTGCTTTGATGTGCATGGCATAAGAGAACACTCTTTCTTTACCCAAAATGCCACTGGTTAACAAAGCAGAAGTAATACTTCTCATTCTTTACCATACTATTCAAATTCGGTCCATATGATGGAATCAGTTTGCTTACCACTCGTTTTTTACTTGTGAGCGACTTTCCTAGCTTATGTTTTCAAACactacagtcaggtccataattattggcacccttgatcaAGATGAGTGAAAAAGTCtaaaagagctctattttcatgtcatctgaccatagcactggTTCCAAAACAATTCCGATGCTGTTTACCAAACTCCaggcggtgctatggtcagatgacatggaaAAACAAGCTTTTTGGCttcgcacaccagtggtgggtttggcatcaAAAAATggaagcatatgcagaaaagtacctcatacaTATGGTGGTACATCTTGATGTTACGGAGCTATTtcgcttccactggtcctgtggcccttgttaaggtcaacggcatcatgaactttaaccagtaccaggacattttaccCAGAAACcttgttgcctctgccaggaggctgacacttggccCGCAAGTAgatcttccaacaagacaaccccaagcacacatcaaaatccactaagaaatggttaattgaccacaaaatcaagtctccggacttgaacccaattggtttgaattgaagaaggcagtccataagtgcagacaaaggatatcgaggatctggaaggattctctATGGAGGAATagtccctcccaatgtgttctccaatctcataaaatattttagaaaaagactgtgtcgttatcctcgcaagggtaGGGTGCTGGAGCACTGAAAACAGATGTACAAAAAGTACCCTCCAAAAGTTCTTGGGCCCTATCTTTTAGAGATGtttttttattacttgttaaacaaaatctatttctctaTGCAATTGTATTATTAATATAAAATATCATTTTCCATTGTTTTTGAGCACGCAATATAGCTAGCTCAGTATTTTAGTATAATATAATTTATCAAGGGAGctaataattatggacctgattGTAGGTCATGGTAATTGATTGTGCATTTCATACAATAATGCTAGATACAGGATACAAGAAGTTAAACAACAAGGTCATTTTTCTGTCTTTATTGAATTGGAAATATAGACTCATTAACATGCATAGAATTATTTGAACGTCGACTATAGCGAAGAAATCATAAAATATCACAGCTTTCTGTTATACCAAATGGGAGAAAAAGCTACTCATTATGCAAGTCCTGTTGAATGaagaccaatttgtaagtcgctctggataagagtgtctgctaaatgacgtaaatgtaaattactTCAGTTGCCTTGGGA carries:
- the LOC121563382 gene encoding LOW QUALITY PROTEIN: beta-2-microglobulin-like (The sequence of the model RefSeq protein was modified relative to this genomic sequence to represent the inferred CDS: inserted 2 bases in 1 codon) — translated: MRQSQDEVSWDTFDEIESPTTQIYSQREVELGDPNTLICRFSDFHPTPVDVTWTRNEQPVGERTVSXRPSFSFRIFSYLSITPQEGDIYSCSVGHVSLQDPLTRIWEVEVHTDHQTVETAVCVGGVTLGVVGVATGVWFIKKAKRSA